GGTAAAAAGTTGCTTTGGGCAGGAATCGGGCTTCTACTCTTTTTCACCAATCCTTTCCTTTCCAATTTGGCATTATTGGCTTGGGAGTCTGATTTTAAGTCCTTTGAGGAAATCGAAACCCATGAAATAGGCATTGTCCTCACCGGAGTTACCAACCTGAGCAAAACTGCCTATGACCGTACCTTTTTCAACAAAGGAGCAGACCGCATCACCCATGCCCTCCAACTTTATCGGATGGGTAAAATCAAAAAAATTCTAATCACAGGAGGTACAGGTTTAAATCCAGTCAATCCTCAATCGGAAGCAGAAGTATTGCAGCGATTTTTACGAATGACTGGAGTGCCGGAATCGGACATCCTCATCGAGGATCAAGCAAAAAACACTGCTCAAAACGCCCAGTTTACCCGTGATTTTTTGGAGAAAAACGGAATTTCCACCGAACAGGAATTTGTATTGATCACTTCCGCTTTTCACATGAAAAGAGCCAAAGGATGCTTTGATAAAGTGGGATTGAAATCAGTGACTTTTCCCGTGGATTATTATTCCCATGAGGTCAAATACGATATTCCTGCCTTGATTTTCCCTGATGCGGATTCCATTTCCTATTGGCACAAGCTGGTCAAAGAATGGATTGGAATTTCGGTGTATAGCTTAGTAGGCTATATATAAAGGCTTTTCATCTTTAAAAGTTCTTTTCCAATTAATCTTACAAGCCTCATTTTACTGGCTAGTTGTTAAACCAAAAGTGTAGCCCGAATCGAATCCCTGAGTTTGAGCTCTACTCGGGCTTCTTCTGCGAATTCATTCCATCGCTTCACCGCTTTTCTGACCCGATCGATCTTTTCCTCCGGCTTTTTGATATTCATCTTTTGGGCTATTTCTAAAAAGTCGGCATCAGAGATTCCTTCTCGCTTTCCATTCACCTGAAGTGATTGACTACTTACCCATAAGCTTCCTGGTCGATAGGCATGACAAATATCATAAGCCGGTGAAAGTCTCCACTTACCGCTTTGATCCATGAGAAATGCAAAGTTTTTGGTATGGTCATCGCAGTTACGGGCAAGTACATTAAAGACCATTCGGATAAACATTTGTTCCGCTTCCGGATACGATAATCTCAGCATACGCATCGTCTCAAATACCTGCTCATAACTATACACGCCCACTTGATTGAAATCAAAATGACGCATCCCACAGAGACTTTGCATGTGGATTTTGTTACCGGCATCTGTTCGGTCAAAGCGCTTGGTCATGAAGTGCGCCCGGTCATTCTCCTCCAAAATCCGGGATTCATTCATTTCAATTCCTGCCTCGAGCGCCATCAGATAATAGGCCATTTCCACCCGTCCATAACCTGCAGTAGCTCCAAACTGAGCATCATGAACTCCATCAAACTTGATTAGCCAATAAGAATAGCCCTCCGGAGCTTTGACCTGACCGCTTTTGACTTCTCCTGTTTTGGGATTGAAGGCTATTACAGCTTTAGCCCGAGCACCACCCGCGGAAGTTCCGATTTTCAGAATATCTGCCAGCGCAGATTGCTCCTCGGATGATAGATCGGATTGGAAGCTTTCACGGGTATTAAGGATTTTATTGGCAATTGCGACCAAACTATCTAGTTCCAAAGTGCTTGCCGTTCCTGTCTCGGAACGAAGCGTAGGCCTAATTTCCAAAGCCCCCACTCCTCGTTTACCAATAAAACAAAGTAACTCCACAGGATTCAAACTATCCGTGGGACGGCCGTTTTGCACTAGCCAGGTATTGATCAATTGATTGCCGTATTTGTCGGGAAGCATATCTGCTAAAAGTCCAGGAAGGCCTTTGAACGTGTCAAAAGCATCATTCCGACCACGACGAACCTCAGGAAAAGTATAGAGACGTTTACCTTGTCTCAGAGGCATCGTGACAGGAGCAATATCCCAACCCAAGCGCAAAAAGCCCTCATCAAACTCAAAGCTTCCCAATTGTTGAGATTCGTCCCATAGAATCGCACCTGCTAGCCGATCCCAAAGCCATACCTCTGCTGCAACTACCATTCTGAAGGACGATCTTCCTCAGCAGCGATATCCGAGTGCCTCACCCGCTGCCGCTGATACTTCTTTTGGAGCTTGATGTATTCTAAAGGACTGATCTGCTGACGCGCCTCGAAAGCCTCCAGCAACTGCAACTCATCCAAAACCCGGAGAGCCTGGATCAAAGTCAGTAAATGAACCTTTTCTCCACGCTCGAGCAGACTCAGCGTAGACCTACTCATACCTGCTTCCGTGGCAAGTTCATCCTGAGTCTTATTAATGGCCATACGCTTCTTTTTGATGAAGTCCCCAATCATTCGGAGAATAGCCATATCTGAAAGTTGTGCAATATCCATGACTTAAATTTCATTCATTAAATTTAATTTTACAAGTTTATGAATGAAAAATCAATCAAAACAAAGATAATAGATGCTAGACATTAGAATCAAGACTTGGCGATATCCAATATTAATTAATACATTAATTATCATTCATTAAAATTAAAAATCTGAATTAACAAATGAAATTTCATTCATTAAAAATAGAATTCAGCTATTTATAGACCCAAAAGTCTTTTGTCTTGATTCTTGTGTCTTGGCTCTAGCTACTTAATACCAGCTACTTGATACTTCAAAACCTCCTACTCCATTTCCATTCCCATCCCCACCCCTTCGATTCAAGCAAAATCGAATGATAGGCTAAAGCAGCTTTAGCAGTTGGAGCACTAAAAAACCGCTGATCATCAGTTAAAATCGCTTTTTTCTCTCTTCCTTCTGAAAAAATCAAATCCATTACCGCAGAAGGTATTTGTTTGGAACAAGAAGAATTTTCATTCAATAGTCTGTTTTTCAAACTCCAATTAATCTCAAATCCCGGATTGGCAACTTCCGGAGCTGGGATATCGCGATTTTTACCCTGGACTTTCACAAATGCTAAAAACTCCCGTAGAAGTGCGATCCCTGGGTTCTGAAGTTGGCTAGGACGAAAGTCCTCTGGATCTACAGAAGAAATGACATGCATCTTTTTTCTGGCTCGGGTAATGGCCACGTTCAATCGGTTTTCAGCACCAGCTTTTCCCAAAAGCCCAAAATTAGTGATCAATCGACCTTCCCTATTTGGAGCGTATCCCAAAGAAAGAATTACCTGGTCAAATTCATCTCCCTGCACATTTTCGATATTTCTCACTTTGATTTGAGTTTCGGCAACTCCAGCTTTCCAAAGCTTTTCTCGGATAAGCTCCATCTGGAAATAATTTCCAGTCACCACTCCAATCGTATCTGAAGGAGATGAGGACTGGATTTTTTTCACAAGCTCCAAAACAGCATCCGCTTCAGTCCGGTTGGATTGATTCTCCCAAATCCCTTCCACTTTTTCCAAATAAAATGGAGTCAAGCCCGCTTGACTAATCTGATAATCCGGAAGTGTCTCCAAATCCCCACGATAAAAATGACAGTTGGAAAAATAAATCAAAGCGGGATCTGCAGAGCGGTAATGCCCTTTTAAACTCGTTCTCTCAAAATAAAATCCAGCTAATTCCAAAAGCGACTCAGCCTCGTATTCCAAGCCTTCCTCCTCACTTTCCCATTTGACTTGGTAAAAATCCGAAGGTCGCAACTGCTTAGAATCACCAGCTACCACGACTTGCTTCCCCCGAAGCATGGCGGGTAATCCTCTTTCCACTGGACATTGGGAGGCCTCATCGAAAATCACCAGATCGAAGTGAGCGCTGATCGGAAAAACCGCTGAAACTGTCTCAGGACTTCCTAGCCAACAGGGCAAAAGTCTAAAAACCTCCTCTCCAAATTCCTGAACCAATTTCCGAATCGGCCATTGCTGACGCTTTTTCGAAACCTGATGATGGAGATCCCGATAAGTCAGACGATTCCCAAGCCGATTATACTCCAAATGTTCGCTAACCTGCTCTCTTAGCCGAAGCAAAGCCATATATCCCGAAATCTTTCTTTTCTCCAAAATGGCAGTCTTTAACTCCTCCATCTCTCTGGAAAATTTCAAACTTCCGGCTTCTGATAAAACTGGAATTCTTCGCTCTATTTCCTCAATCCAAAACAAATTCCATCCATTCCAAAAGATCTTGAGTTGAGTTTGAAGACTTTCTTCAGGATAGTCTTCCCAGAGTTTTTGCCCCAAGTCTCGATGATTCCAGCTTTCCAAAAACAGATCAAAATCTGACAAGTCCCCAAAGACAGAATTCCAATTCAATGGATTTTCGGGAAAATTGGATTCCAATCCAAGATCGAATAAGCTGATGATTTGCTGCTTGGAAAGATAAGACCGCCAAGAAAACTTCTCTTTCTCGAATAACAGGATTAATTCCCCTAGCTCAATCAAACTTTCTTGAAAATCAGTTACACCCAAAGACTTCCATTCCAAAACAGAATGCAATTCAGGTAGTTGACTCCATGCTTCAAATAGATTCAAATAGGCACTAACTGAGTTAAAATCTTTAGAAAAATCACCACTCAACTTTAAAACTGTTGATTCTGGCAAGGATCGGAAATCTTCCTGAATCTTGATTTTTGAACGAAGTTCATTCTGAATTTCAAGGAGAATGCTTTCCTCAAATCTCCTCCCATTTCTCTCCAGTAAACCAAAAATCAAGGGATAGGAAATCTTCTTCCATTTAGCTTGCAGCTTTCCAAAAAAGCTTCTTGACTTGGGTAAAAGGAACTCTATTTCCTGAAGATTTGCCAGCAATTCCCCCTGAAACTCGAATTGAAAAGACTGATGAGCTTCAAGTGTTCGTTTCAAAAATGCCGAAACCTTACTCAGCTTTTTCTGCTCACTTTTTGAAAAAATCAATTGCAAAGTAGATGCCTTATCTGATTGGTTTTTCCATAACTCGAGGAAGGCCGAAACTTTTGTCGATATCCCATCTCTGGTAAGAATCTCTTCCAAAACGGAAAGAATTCTGTTTTTTGGAAAACGATGGGAAATTGAATTTCTGAAAGAATCAATTCCATGCAAGGTCTGGCTCAACAATCCATAATCTCTGGGATTAAGTCCGGCAAATGATCGTCGATTTGCCCAGAAACTTTTCAAATATCTATCCTGATAATTTTTAAAAACTTGATAATTCTTCTCAAATTGCCTTGCCTGTTCAAAATCCATCCGAATCAATTCCGATGATTTCAAAGCCTGCTCATTCAAATCCACATTGAGATACATGGCCTTGATAGGAATTCCTGCTTCCTGATCTGAAAAGAGCGCTCTTCGAAACTCCTCAAACTTCTCCGATAAATTGGAAATTGTTCGAGAAAGGATAGAAATCTCTCGTTCCAACTGAATCGAATCTATCCCACGGTTCTGTTCTTTGAAGCTTTCGATGGAATCAATTTGCTTCTTAAGCTTTTCAAATAGGCTTTTTTGATCCCCTTGAAAATCATGAACTAATGCCAAAAAATCTCCGAATCCTTTCTGAGCCATTCGTTCAAAAACAACATCCAAGGCAGCTCTTTTTTGCGAAACTACTAAGACCTTTTTCCCTCTAGCGATAAAATCCGAAACCAGATTGGCAATCAATTGGGATTTCCCTGTTCCTGGAGGACCTTCTACCACCAAACTTTTCCCTTGCCGTACCTTAAGCAGTACGTTTTCCTGAGAGGCATCCAAGGAAAAGACCGGAAACATGTTTTCCTCACGAACTGGAATAAGATTTTCATTTTGTGTAAAAAAGGTCTGAAAAAAATCTTCCAATGATTTGTCTTTATGGTCTTGGATCAACTCTTCATAATCGGAAAAGAGGAAACTGGATTTCTGGGCAAACTGCCCTAGAACTGCATAAGGTCGTAAGGCTATTCTCCCTTCCTCC
Above is a window of Algoriphagus sanaruensis DNA encoding:
- a CDS encoding YdcF family protein; protein product: MFFYLSQFLSFLAMPLTIVLILIVSGTIFLKRKWGKKLLWAGIGLLLFFTNPFLSNLALLAWESDFKSFEEIETHEIGIVLTGVTNLSKTAYDRTFFNKGADRITHALQLYRMGKIKKILITGGTGLNPVNPQSEAEVLQRFLRMTGVPESDILIEDQAKNTAQNAQFTRDFLEKNGISTEQEFVLITSAFHMKRAKGCFDKVGLKSVTFPVDYYSHEVKYDIPALIFPDADSISYWHKLVKEWIGISVYSLVGYI
- a CDS encoding type II toxin-antitoxin system HipA family toxin, with the translated sequence MVVAAEVWLWDRLAGAILWDESQQLGSFEFDEGFLRLGWDIAPVTMPLRQGKRLYTFPEVRRGRNDAFDTFKGLPGLLADMLPDKYGNQLINTWLVQNGRPTDSLNPVELLCFIGKRGVGALEIRPTLRSETGTASTLELDSLVAIANKILNTRESFQSDLSSEEQSALADILKIGTSAGGARAKAVIAFNPKTGEVKSGQVKAPEGYSYWLIKFDGVHDAQFGATAGYGRVEMAYYLMALEAGIEMNESRILEENDRAHFMTKRFDRTDAGNKIHMQSLCGMRHFDFNQVGVYSYEQVFETMRMLRLSYPEAEQMFIRMVFNVLARNCDDHTKNFAFLMDQSGKWRLSPAYDICHAYRPGSLWVSSQSLQVNGKREGISDADFLEIAQKMNIKKPEEKIDRVRKAVKRWNEFAEEARVELKLRDSIRATLLV
- a CDS encoding helix-turn-helix domain-containing protein, whose translation is MDIAQLSDMAILRMIGDFIKKKRMAINKTQDELATEAGMSRSTLSLLERGEKVHLLTLIQALRVLDELQLLEAFEARQQISPLEYIKLQKKYQRQRVRHSDIAAEEDRPSEW
- a CDS encoding AAA domain-containing protein, giving the protein MPESIFQTYLNRLNDLSSKNRLLYLPRLEGFGMVDVRDFDFLTGEPAFEIIRKLIQGKKEIPLIPEIDPRMRESNQLAKRLARLAVRDQLTLEETGEQSLYLTWLFAEGKLPNGQVLRAPVLLKPISLERKNGIWTLVCSDSWQWNPAFLLIWRHAVKSTSRDWVSDEMLEELSTDPTEFRTQLNKLIQDRFSIQVQSNLFEDQIQPFPISQISLDEERMEEGRIALRPYAVLGQFAQKSSFLFSDYEELIQDHKDKSLEDFFQTFFTQNENLIPVREENMFPVFSLDASQENVLLKVRQGKSLVVEGPPGTGKSQLIANLVSDFIARGKKVLVVSQKRAALDVVFERMAQKGFGDFLALVHDFQGDQKSLFEKLKKQIDSIESFKEQNRGIDSIQLEREISILSRTISNLSEKFEEFRRALFSDQEAGIPIKAMYLNVDLNEQALKSSELIRMDFEQARQFEKNYQVFKNYQDRYLKSFWANRRSFAGLNPRDYGLLSQTLHGIDSFRNSISHRFPKNRILSVLEEILTRDGISTKVSAFLELWKNQSDKASTLQLIFSKSEQKKLSKVSAFLKRTLEAHQSFQFEFQGELLANLQEIEFLLPKSRSFFGKLQAKWKKISYPLIFGLLERNGRRFEESILLEIQNELRSKIKIQEDFRSLPESTVLKLSGDFSKDFNSVSAYLNLFEAWSQLPELHSVLEWKSLGVTDFQESLIELGELILLFEKEKFSWRSYLSKQQIISLFDLGLESNFPENPLNWNSVFGDLSDFDLFLESWNHRDLGQKLWEDYPEESLQTQLKIFWNGWNLFWIEEIERRIPVLSEAGSLKFSREMEELKTAILEKRKISGYMALLRLREQVSEHLEYNRLGNRLTYRDLHHQVSKKRQQWPIRKLVQEFGEEVFRLLPCWLGSPETVSAVFPISAHFDLVIFDEASQCPVERGLPAMLRGKQVVVAGDSKQLRPSDFYQVKWESEEEGLEYEAESLLELAGFYFERTSLKGHYRSADPALIYFSNCHFYRGDLETLPDYQISQAGLTPFYLEKVEGIWENQSNRTEADAVLELVKKIQSSSPSDTIGVVTGNYFQMELIREKLWKAGVAETQIKVRNIENVQGDEFDQVILSLGYAPNREGRLITNFGLLGKAGAENRLNVAITRARKKMHVISSVDPEDFRPSQLQNPGIALLREFLAFVKVQGKNRDIPAPEVANPGFEINWSLKNRLLNENSSCSKQIPSAVMDLIFSEGREKKAILTDDQRFFSAPTAKAALAYHSILLESKGWGWEWKWSRRF